From Brassica rapa cultivar Chiifu-401-42 chromosome A06, CAAS_Brap_v3.01, whole genome shotgun sequence:
AAGCCAATCTCAGTTGAACAATGACGTGAAGCGAGTTTCAGGTGTCAAATCTGTTTCTGGACCTGTCCAGAAAAAAGTAAGTACACTTTATCTTATTTATAGCTTCATCACtgattaagagaaaaaaaaatatcaatataatATAATCCATATTATTGTGATTCTATCTATCAAAAGAGTCTCTCAAACTTTGAGGAAGCATCGTTGATCTTGGACTCTCCTAAAGTTATGCCGGATATTTTGGATGGATTTGATTCATGGTATGATACAGTTAGTTGCTCATTGCGTTCTTGATCCACAAATGCAGATAACTACTAATGATCAGAGCTACAAGGACCATTCAAAGCCTAAACTCAGGGAGGTGGATGAAGACATCATGGAGCCAGAGTACATGGACTCATCTGGAGATAGCTCAGACGACAGTACTTATAATCGCGTTGATCGACCAATCACGCAAAGTGCAATGAGAAGGAAACATCATAGAGCTTGGTCTCTCTCTGAGGTTAAGAACCTAGTGGAAGGTGTGTCCAAATACGGAGTTGGGAAATGGTCTGTGATCAAAAAGCTTTCATATTCATCATTCCCGCATCGTACCCCAGTGGATCTCAAGGTTTTGCTTCGATTGAACTAATTAAACTCTTTCTcttcttaatatttttaatccTCGTTGTAACTTTTCCTTTAACTACAAGTGTCTCTTTTGACAGGACAAATGGCGAAATCTACTCAAAGCATGTTTTGCTCGTGCTCCTTCAAACAAAATGGTTAGCACTTCCCCACATGTTCAAGTTCAGAAAACAGAATCTACCAACTGCGGTTTTTGAGTCTCTAAACCTGTTAATGGTTGTGTTTGTGCAGGGGAGTATGAGAAAATATGGGTCGATGGCTATTCCAAGTCAGGTTCTGTCACAGGTAAAAGAGCTTTCTCAGAAGAAATCACATGTTTCACCGGCAAGGAAGGCTAGAATGGTGAAGGCATCATCAAGACACGGTTTCTTGTAGGAAGGTTTTCGTATTAaacctaaaatatatttaccgCGGAAAATCTGAGCTTTTGacttattttacttttttgattTCGTTAGGCTTTTAATCCCGAAGGTAGCTTTTGTGGTTAAACCGGCTTATAAACCGGTGTATGGAACAACGGTTTTCTGATATATGCTAAATGTTGAATCTGTCATGGGTTTTATATCGGTTCGGTTAAAATCAAATCCCATACTAAAACGCCGCGTTTCACAGAAACAGGCTTATAAGCATCGAATTTAATAATGGGCCTATTACGGCTTAAATGGGCCCATGAACTTTTTGTACGCCCTATTGCTCTTACGCTCGtgctctctctcctctctctctcttccggAGATCGCCTTCATCGATTGATTCCACTGTGAGTCGCACATCGAATCCTTCCAACTTGTTCATAGATATCATTATTTGTAGTAGAAATcgcatttatttatttgaatccTGCTCGTTTGATATAATTCTCGTATGTTTGAGCTCGATTAGACAATTGCTTTCGCCTTTTGTCGATTAAATTCTGTACTGGATCGATTTCATTTGATAGGTATATgctaatttaagaaaaatatcaatCGAAAAGCTTTATAAGCCTATGGATATTATTGGTGTTGATTTAGAGTGAGTTATTGATTCAGTGGTTAAGCTGTCTACTAATGTATGAACTTTTATGATTCTGAGTCTTATaaatctacttctttttatactTTCTTCTCTTTAGTGATAGTAGCAGAAGGAGCTGAAGCAGAATGGGGATCATCGAAAGGATTAAAGAAATCGAGGCCGAGATGGCCCGGACCCAGAAGAACAAAGCTACAGGTTCCTCTTTTACAACATATACACCATCAGTTTTTTTCATGTGGTTGAGCCTCTATACTGATTTGATAATGTTTTACGTGATGCACAGAGTATCATCTTGGTCAGCTCAAGGCAAAGATTGCAAAGCTCAGGACACAACTTCTGGAGCCTCCAAAAGTAAGCCCTTAACTAAAGACTATGGTTTTTTGAAGCAactttttgattattttcttaCTTGGATTGGATGATCTTTGTTGTTTTCCCAGCTGTTGATGTTTGTTTACTTCTAAAATGGACTGTGAGTGGCTCGCTTGTTTTTTCACCTTAGCTTTGCCTATTTAGGACTAAATATCTACTGCGAGTTTTCTACTTTGTGACTACTTGTACAAATGAATGCTGCGTGTTCTTGAAGTAGAGCTTCAAATAATTCTCTCACAACTGCTTTAGTTTGTAATTGTCTTTTATATTTCCGTCTCAGGGTGCTAGTGGAGGCGGGGAAGGTTTTGAAGTTACCAAGTATGGTCATGGACGTGTTGCACTCATAGGATTTCCAAGGTCGAGTTTCTTTGATTCTTATACTCATTAACAAATATTTTCCACTTTTGTAAAGTTATGTTGATCCGTTAGAAGTATTGTTTAGGGAAACTGATGGAACTGGTTGTTACTTTGCAGTGTTGGAAAGTCCACGCTTTTGACAATGTTGACTGGAACGCATTCTGAAGCAGCCTCGTATGAATTTACAACACTTACATGTATCCCTGGAGTGATTCACTACAACGACACGAAGATTCAGCTTCTCGATCTTCCTGGTATTATTGAAGGTGCTTCGGAAGGAAAGGGGCGAGGAAGGCAGGTTGAAATCCAGTCCCTTGATTTTCTTATTGGTTATATCATCCTAAGTTTCTTGCCAACCCGAAAAATATAATCAGGATGATACGAACTTTGATTATGACTACTTATTTCTCAGGTTATTGCTGTTGCAAAGTCTTCCGATCTTGTATTGATGGTTCTTGATGCCTCAAAGGTTAGTCGCAGTGTGGCTGCCGTTGTGAATTGCTGTTTGATTTATGCTGCAGTCATTAGTAACCTTATTGTTTTCTctcttcaaaaaaatattagagtGAAGGACACAGGCAAATTCTGACTAAGGAACTTGAGGCAGTGGGCTTGCGGCTGAATAAAAAGCCTCCACAGGTAAATCTCCATTGAGAAACTTGGTCAAATTACAGATGTAGCATCTAGTACTTTGAAGTCTAAATTACTTCTGGTTCGCTTCCATGTGCTCCACTGAACCTGGTTTCTTTGTCCCTGGAACTTGATTTTGTATTTTTGCTTTTTCTGTACAATAGATATActttaagaagaaaaagactGGTGGAATCTCTTTCAACACTACAGCACCCTTGACTCACATTGATGAGAAGCTCTGTTATCAGATCCTTCATGAATACAAAATTCACAATGCTGAGGTACGAGGCTCCATTTTTAATCTCGTTTTTTTTAAAGCTAGTTTTTGCTTTCCTCGCAGACTTCTAAATGAAATTGGTCATGAGTATTTCAGGTGCTATTTCGTGAGAATGCCACAGTGGATGACTTCATTGATGTCATTGAAGGAAATCGCAAATATATTAAGTGTGTGTATGTCTACAACAAAATTGATGTTGTTGGAATTGATGATGTGGATAGACTTGCACGGCAGCCCAATTCCATCGTTATTAGCTGCAATCTAAAGGCAAGTTAATTACATTGAAAAGACCAGTCTGCAAGGATACCAAATGCTAAAACTTCAATTCGGTCTTGTTTTAATTTCCCTGTGCATTCTGTTTATgacattttcaaattttgtgagTGCCTTTCTTGCTTGAAACAGCTAAACTTGGACAGACTACTTGCAAGGATGTGGGACGAAATGGGCCTTGTGAGAGTTTACTCGAAGCCTCAGGGCCAGCAACCAGATTTTGATGAGCCTTTTGTCCTCTCATCTGTAAGTgtatctcttttttttcctcATTGCAAGACACCCTTGAAACTTGTCCACAGCATTAATATCCATCTTTGATTACTTGTCTGATTCATCAGGATCGAGGTGGCTGCACAGTTGAAGACTTCTGTAACCACGTCCACAGGACTTTGGTGAAGGATATGAAGTATGCTCTTGTGTGGGGCACAAGCGCAAGACACAACCCTCAGAATTGTGGTCTTTCTCAGCATCTTGAAGACGAAGATGTTGTTCAGGTTGTCAAGAAAAAGGTACATACACGAAAATATTTCTAATGGctcaaattatataatataatctctgTGCCATGATGACGAGACTATCTAAACTTATACTGTTGATTCTGGAATCTGTAGGAGAGAGACGAAGGAGGAAGAGGCCGTTTCAAGTCACACTCTAATGCCCCTGCTAGAATTGCAGACCGAGAGAAGAAAGCTCCTCTTAAGCAATAAACTCAAATGCTCAGTGATCCCCATACACACATCTTCACCATCGTTGTCAAGCTGAGTATGATTGTACTATGTTGTATCTGAATCATTTTTGCCTTCTCTCACAGTATAAGTTTTCGAACCATTTACTTTTTCAAGAATACAATTTCACATTCACTCTTTTTCATaagttatatttttgattttgacAAGCCTGCTTCATGTTCTTGATATATTCAAGTAAAAGTTGAAATGCATTCATAGTGAAGGTTTAAACAAACAATTAGGAACAAAATCGACTCAGATTCCAAGTTACTGAGAAGTGGCTTAAGTAGCCAAACACTACAAGCTCAAATAACTCACATCAATACCCTTATATGTAAAGGGTAAACAGAAGCTGTTTCTGTATCTATATAATTCGTGTATATGTTTCACAGGAACCGTTCCTGAAACAAGACAAAGAGAAGCCAACAGGCTGTTGAAACTGACTTGAAAAGAACCAAACATAACTCGTTTCTTTAGCTTCGCTGGCTCTTAGCCCAGAGATGTCTTCCAGTCATTATCTCTGGCGGGTATAGATCACTACACTGGTCTGAACCAGCACTGCTTCTTGCATCACCATTGGAAGATGATCCTGATCCTCTCTGCTTGGCTTGAGTAGATTGTGTCAGGCTCATGTAGCTCGGCTTCCGATAATACCCGCCACTTTCAAGTCCCCTGCCGGAGAATGCAACTGGTGATTGAGATGTTGACGAGGTTGATGTCTCGTCATGTAAAGAATCTGAACTCGTGCCAGACAAAacctgaggaagaagaagatggggtGGTCTAGCAAGAACTCGAGTTGAAGTAAGATTGTTCTTCCTGACTTTTACAGTCTCGTGTTCAGACGATACGCTGCTGTCACTGCATTTCTCAGACCAGTTCCAACCAGGACCACTCTTGCGCAAACCATGATTCTTAATAGATCTTGCGTTTGGACTTGGACACGCCCTCGACTGCCAAAACAACCAAAACAAACTCATTCAGACATTATTGCAGTCTAGAGGTTTCTGTTTTGAATTGACATACACCAACCTGATGTGTGAGAGCATACACCATAGCTCTCTCCCTCTTAATAGCTCCTTCTTGCTTCATTTGTAACTTTGTTTTCACTTCCTTGATACTTCTCGGGCTACCACACCAACTCTTCTACAAAAACATCTCccatataagtgttttaatacTCTTAGCTCAAAAGTTACTCCCAAGCTTTGAATCTTTACCTCGCTCTGCTTTGCAGGATCTTTAAGTTCAGTTGAGTCAGAAGGCGCTCTGCGATGAGCTCTTACACGAGACTGAACACGAACAAGAGCTTGCATACACCTGAGTGTAACAGCTGCTTGTTTCCTAACTTGTCTACCACGAAATATCGCCTGGATTCTCACTACAGCCTTCAAAGCTCTAAACGCCTGTCTTGCCTGAACAACAAAAAGAGCAAAACATAGagcttttaaataaaaaagaatcagAAACATAACAGTGAGCCAATACTATATACCAGGAAAGCACGAAAGGCAGCTTGGATTCTTGTGGAAGCCCATTCTCTCTTAACCAACAAGAAATCCTTGGGAGGAGCTCGAATGAGAGCTGCCATTGCCACAGCGAAAGCCTCGTCGGCAGAGAAGGACGGTGGCTCTGAGCCTAGAGAAGAAAGTCCGTAGCTTCCACGGCGGTTGAGAAAACACTccttggaggaggaggaggaagatgtGAAGCTCTCAGATGAAAGCCTCCACAGCTTCCACTTCTTCTTGCTGCTTAACTTCTCCTGCTGGAATAAAGATAACAAGACAACATGTTTGTTAAGAGTAGACAAGAGAAGAGATATCTATAAACATTCAAGAGATTGAGGGATCACCTGATGATCATCAACGTGTTTTCTGTGAGATAATAGTGACTTGATCCAGTTTCCTGACCCGCCCATCTGATCAAAATCGAAACTTTGGCTCGTTGGTTCttacaaaaatcaaaactttggaAGCTGTTGGGGAAAGACTGGTCCGTGGATTTGGTTGTGTGAATGGGAATGATGTTGACAAAAGTTAGCAGTGTTAAAAgaggaaagaagagagaaaggacgtttttgaaatttgaatttttgaGGGAACGAAGgcaatttctttttaaaataacgGTAAAACTTTAATTTGTTCTTTCTTTAGGGGGGAAATTAATAACGCTTCCTAAACTTTTGTTAAACCACTATTGTTTACCAGTTCTCAATTTTAGCCCCCACAAGTTCGTGGGACAATCCAAATTCTGGGAACGGGTTGGGTCCGGTCAGGGTCGAGACGGTTCCAAACTAACACCACATGTTATGGCCTTATGGGCCTTTGGAAAATGATTTCTGCTAGGATTAAGTTTCTTGtaaaaatcaatactattaaaacagaaacaatttttatctacttacaaatagtctaggttagatcattatatttaattatattttctattatttactcatatctaatttaattgttaaatatacatcatacctaaaattaaggaactaactaactaatctattattttttaaactaatgaatttaatttatattaatttgaaattcaaataactaatcaattatattttagttattaatgtaataaataattatatatatgtctattcattggtatatatacaactatatattaattcaaatgcaaaaaaaaaaaattgttcaaaaccctcaccaaatacataaaaatataattcttacagttagagtattaaaatatatataaatatatattataaaataaatattaatagaaattatatgatgaaacatgttactattgatagtttaatgaatatattttttacgggttactcaaacagacatgtaatatatatatcaaatataaactaattgaacaaatatattaacacaaat
This genomic window contains:
- the LOC103872533 gene encoding developmentally-regulated G-protein 1, giving the protein MGIIERIKEIEAEMARTQKNKATEYHLGQLKAKIAKLRTQLLEPPKGASGGGEGFEVTKYGHGRVALIGFPSVGKSTLLTMLTGTHSEAASYEFTTLTCIPGVIHYNDTKIQLLDLPGIIEGASEGKGRGRQVIAVAKSSDLVLMVLDASKSEGHRQILTKELEAVGLRLNKKPPQIYFKKKKTGGISFNTTAPLTHIDEKLCYQILHEYKIHNAEVLFRENATVDDFIDVIEGNRKYIKCVYVYNKIDVVGIDDVDRLARQPNSIVISCNLKLNLDRLLARMWDEMGLVRVYSKPQGQQPDFDEPFVLSSDRGGCTVEDFCNHVHRTLVKDMKYALVWGTSARHNPQNCGLSQHLEDEDVVQVVKKKERDEGGRGRFKSHSNAPARIADREKKAPLKQ
- the LOC103872534 gene encoding protein IQ-DOMAIN 14 isoform X3 is translated as MGGSGNWIKSLLSHRKHVDDHQQEKLSSKKKWKLWRLSSESFTSSSSSSKECFLNRRGSYGLSSLGSEPPSFSADEAFAVAMAALIRAPPKDFLLVKREWASTRIQAAFRAFLARQAFRALKAVVRIQAIFRGRQVRKQAAVTLRCMQALVRVQSRVRAHRRAPSDSTELKDPAKQSESWCGSPRSIKEVKTKLQMKQEGAIKRERAMVYALTHQSRACPSPNARSIKNHGLRKSGPGWNWSEKCSDSSVSSEHETVKVRKNNLTSTRVLARPPHLLLPQVLSGTSSDSLHDETSTSSTSQSPVAFSGRGLESGGYYRKPSYMSLTQSTQAKQRGSGSSSNGDARSSAGSDQCSDLYPPEIMTGRHLWAKSQRS
- the LOC103872534 gene encoding protein IQ-DOMAIN 14 isoform X2 translates to MGGSGNWIKSLLSHRKHVDDHQEKLSSKKKWKLWRLSSESFTSSSSSSKECFLNRRGSYGLSSLGSEPPSFSADEAFAVAMAALIRAPPKDFLLVKREWASTRIQAAFRAFLARQAFRALKAVVRIQAIFRGRQVRKQAAVTLRCMQALVRVQSRVRAHRRAPSDSTELKDPAKQSEKSWCGSPRSIKEVKTKLQMKQEGAIKRERAMVYALTHQSRACPSPNARSIKNHGLRKSGPGWNWSEKCSDSSVSSEHETVKVRKNNLTSTRVLARPPHLLLPQVLSGTSSDSLHDETSTSSTSQSPVAFSGRGLESGGYYRKPSYMSLTQSTQAKQRGSGSSSNGDARSSAGSDQCSDLYPPEIMTGRHLWAKSQRS
- the LOC103872534 gene encoding protein IQ-DOMAIN 14 isoform X1, translating into MGGSGNWIKSLLSHRKHVDDHQQEKLSSKKKWKLWRLSSESFTSSSSSSKECFLNRRGSYGLSSLGSEPPSFSADEAFAVAMAALIRAPPKDFLLVKREWASTRIQAAFRAFLARQAFRALKAVVRIQAIFRGRQVRKQAAVTLRCMQALVRVQSRVRAHRRAPSDSTELKDPAKQSEKSWCGSPRSIKEVKTKLQMKQEGAIKRERAMVYALTHQSRACPSPNARSIKNHGLRKSGPGWNWSEKCSDSSVSSEHETVKVRKNNLTSTRVLARPPHLLLPQVLSGTSSDSLHDETSTSSTSQSPVAFSGRGLESGGYYRKPSYMSLTQSTQAKQRGSGSSSNGDARSSAGSDQCSDLYPPEIMTGRHLWAKSQRS